A single window of Oncorhynchus keta strain PuntledgeMale-10-30-2019 chromosome 34, Oket_V2, whole genome shotgun sequence DNA harbors:
- the LOC118375692 gene encoding uncharacterized protein C21orf62-like, producing MSLNRASSCRIPPALLPWLLWTLWVLLVPTTVTSNTGPGNSTLLFNSAAHGNSLRKCSCSTHIQDCDEALANLMCSCRTMSHSELTPGGLREQGSLTMWLREPWVLTELLNGSVVPDLRLSYCGPGSLDIPTQYLALFGLRRLRVHSAAQGAPHPEQVLTIASGTEDIDVMGSLASTDPSSILHVSFLDVALLNGLSSLKAYSVSAPPMPTLSQYFPHLPLYPSTPLDQPPDPQQDCLFTFIY from the coding sequence ATGTCTCTAAACAGGGCCTCCTCTTGTCGCATCCCTCCTGCCCTGTTGCCGTGGCTACTGTGGACTCTGTGGGTTCTACTCGTCCCCACGACCGTCACCTCGAACACGGGCCCCGGCAACAGCACCCTGCTCTTCAACAGTGCCGCCCACGGCAACAGCCTGCGGAAATGCAGCTGCTCCACCCACATCCAGGACTGTGACGAGGCGTTGGCAAACCTGATGTGCAGCTGCCGCACCATGTCGCACTCAGAGCTGACCCCTGGGGGCCTGAGGGAGCAGGGTAGCTTGACCATGTGGCTCAGAGAGCCTTGGGTCCTCACAGAGCTACTGaatgggagtgtggtgccagacCTGCGCCTGTCCTACTGTGGACCCGGGTCCCTAGACATCCCCACCCAGTACCTGGCCCTGTTCGGTCTCCGTAGGCTGAGGGTCCACAGCGCTGCCCAGGGTGCCCCACACCCGGAGCAGGTCCTCACAATCGCCTCTGGGACTGAGGATATAGACGTGATGGGCTCCCTAGCCTCCACTGACCCCTCGTCTATCCTTCATGTCTCCTTCCTGGATGTAGCATTGCTTAATGGCTTATCGTCCCTAAAGGCCTACAGTGTGAGCGCCCCTCCCATGCCCACCCTCTCCCAGTACTTCCCCCACCTGCCCCTGTACCCTTCCACCCCTCTGGACCAGCCCCCAGACCCCCAACAGGACTGCCTCTTCACCTTCATCTACTAG